In Streptomyces camelliae, the sequence GCCGGGCAGCCGCACGCCACCCCCGCCGGGCCGGTGAGCCGCGCCCCGGCCGCGTCCTTCCCCTCCTCGGTCGCCCCCGCCCCCCTGCCCCCCTCCCGCGCCACCTCACTCGCCATCCCCTACCTGAGCGTGCACGCCCCCGTGATGGGCCTGGACCTGGACCGTGACCACCGGATGACCGCGCCGCCCGACGACAACCCCAAGCTGGTGGGCTGGTACCAGGGCGGACCCGCGCCGGGTGGGGCGGGGACCGCTGTGGCCGTCGGGCATCTGGACACGGACAGCGGACCCGCGGTCTTCTCGGGGCTGTCCCAGCTGACCGCCGGGCGCCTGATCGAGGTGCGGCGGGCGGACGGCCGTACCGCCGTGTACCGCGTCGACGCCGTCCGCACCTTCGAGAAGGCGCACTTCCCTGACCGCGAGGTCTACGGCGACCGGGGCCGTCCCGAACTCCGGCTGATCA encodes:
- a CDS encoding class F sortase — its product is MAVVLLTGGVRCAGAGGGPAVDQAAPGAGGIGADARGGQLPPEARREGSTPPASTGTPAGQPHATPAGPVSRAPAASFPSSVAPAPLPPSRATSLAIPYLSVHAPVMGLDLDRDHRMTAPPDDNPKLVGWYQGGPAPGGAGTAVAVGHLDTDSGPAVFSGLSQLTAGRLIEVRRADGRTAVYRVDAVRTFEKAHFPDREVYGDRGRPELRLITCGGAYHRRTGYAGNVVVFAHLTAVREPGRA